The following coding sequences lie in one Globicephala melas chromosome 15, mGloMel1.2, whole genome shotgun sequence genomic window:
- the TRIP6 gene encoding thyroid receptor-interacting protein 6 has product MSGPTWLTPKQPEPARAPQGRGLPRGASGPPAAHGAALQPHPRVNFCPLPSEQCYQAPGGPEDRGLAWVGCHGATQRSQGLPADRGGLRPGSLDAEIDSLTSMLAELDGGRGHAPRRPDRQAYEPPQPPAYRSGSGSLKPNGGGVPPPPLPASPYGGPTPASYATASTPAGPAFPVQVKVAQPVRGCGPPRRGASQASGPLPGPHFPLPGRGEVWGAGYRSHREPGPGGKEEAAGVSSSAGGRGGGYGSQVPLSQPPEEELERLTKKLVHDMNHPPSGEYFGRCGGCGEDVVGDGAGVVALDRVFHVGCFVCSTCRAQLRGQHFYAVERRAYCESCYVATLEKCSTCSQPILDRILRAMGKAYHPGCFTCVVCHRGLDGIPFTVDATSQIHCIEDFHRKFAPRCSVCGGAIMPEPGQEETVRIVALDRSFHIGCYKCEECGLLLSSEGECQGCYPLDGHILCKACSAWRIQELSATVTTDC; this is encoded by the exons ATGTCCGGGCCCACCTGGCTCACTCCGAAGCAGCCGGAGCCTGCCAGAGCCCCTCAGGGGAGAGGGCTCCCCCGAGGCGCCTCGGGGCCGCCGGCGGCCCACGGAGCAG cactccagccccaccccagggtcAATTTTTGCCCCCTCCCATCTGAGCAGTGTTACCAGGCCCCTGGGGGACCGGAGGATCGGGGGCTGGCCTGGGTGGGGTGCCATGGAGCAACCCAGCGCTCGCAG GGGCTCCCCGCAGACAGGGGGGGCTTGCGCCCGGGAAGTCTGGATGCTGAGATAGATTCCCTGACCAGCATGCTGGCTGAGTTGGACGGGGGTCGAGGTCACGCCCCAAGGCGGCCTGACCGGCAG GCTTACGAGCCCCCTCAGCCCCCTGCCTACCGCTCAGGCTCAGGCTCCCTGAAGCCGAATGGAGGGGGTGTTCCTCCCCCGCCGCTCCCAGCATCCCCCTATGGGGGCCCCACTCCAGCCTCCTATGCTACGGCCAGCACCCCCGCCGGCCCTGCCTTCCCTGTGCAAGTGAAGGTGGCACAACCAGTGAGGGGCTGTGGCCCCCCCAGGCGGGGGGCCTCTCAGGCCTCAGGGCCCCTCCCGGGGCCCCACTTTCCTCTCCCAGGCCGAGGTGAAGTCTGGGGGGCCGGCTATAGGAGCCACCGCGAGCCAGGGCCGGGGGGCAAAGAAGAGGCTGCTGGGGTCTCCAGCTCTGCCGGAGGAAGAGGAGGCGGGTACGGGTCCCAG GTCCCCCTGAGCCAGCCTCCCGAGGAGGAGCTGGAGAGGCTGACCAAGAAGCTGGTGCACGACATGAACCACCCACCCAGCGGGGAGTACTTCG GCCGGTGTGGTGGCTGCGGAGAAGATGTGGTCGGGGATGGGGCCGGGGTCGTGGCCCTGGACCGCGTCTTTCACGTTGGCTGCTTTGTGTGTTCTACGTGCCGGGCCCAGCTCCGGGGCCAGCATTTCTACGCCGTGGAGAGGAGGGCATATTGTGAGAGCTGCTATGTG GCCACCCTGGAGAAGTGCTCCACGTGCTCCCAGCCCATCCTGGACCGGATTCTGCGGGCTATGGGGAAGGCCTACCACCCTGGCTGCTTCACCTGTGTGGTGTGCCACCGCGGCCTCGATGGCATCCCTTTCACTGTGGATGCCACCAGCCAGATCCACTGCATTGAGGACTTCCACAG GAAGTTTGCCCCAAGATGCTCAGTGTGTGGTGGGGCCATCATGCCTGAGCCAGGTCAGGAGGAGACCGTGCGAATCGTAGCTCTGGATCGCAGTTTTCACATTGGCTGTTACAAGTGTGAG GAGTGTGGGCTGCTGCTCTCGTCTGAGGGTGAGTGTCAGGGCTGCTACCCGCTGGATGGGCACATCTTGTGCAAGGCTTGCAGTGCCTGGCGCATCCAGGAGCTCTCAGCCACCGTCACCACCGACTGCTGA
- the SLC12A9 gene encoding solute carrier family 12 member 9 has product MANENSPLLAYRLLGEEGVSFPASGAGGPGGAPARKLSTFLGVVVPTVLSMFSIVVFLRIGFVVGHAGLLQALAMLLVAYLILALTVLSVCAIATNGAVRGGGAYFMISRTLGPEVGGSIGLMFYLANVCGCAVSLLGLVEAMLDVFGADATGSSGLRTLPQGYGWNLLYGSLLLGLVGGVCTLGAGLYARASFLTFLLVSGSLASVLVSFVAVRPRDIPLTPRPGPNGSSLPPQVGHFTGFNSSTLKANLGAGYAKDYTTGATMTFASVFAVLFNGCTGIMAGANMSGELKDPSRAIPLGTIVAVAYTFFIYILLFFLSSFTCDRILLQEDYGFFQAISLWPPLVLTGIYATSLSASMSSLIGASRILHALAQDNLFGVILAPAKVISQGGNPWGAVLYSWGLVQLVLLAGKLNTLAAVVTVFYLVAYAAVDLSCLSLEWASAPNFRPTFSLFSWHTCLLGVASCLLMMFLISPGAAGGSLLLMGLLSALLTARGGPSSWGYVSQALLFHQVRKYLLRLDVRKDHVKFWRPQLLLLVGNPRGALPLLRLANQLKKGGLYVLGHVTLGDLDSLPSDPVQPQYGAWLSLVDRAQVKAFVDLTLSPSVRQGAQHLLRISGLGGMKPNTLVLGFYDDAAPQDHFLTDPAFSEPADGIQEGGSPALSTLFPPPRAPGSPRALSPQDYVATVADALKMNKNVVLARACGALPPERLSRGSGGTSQLHHVDVWPLNLLRPRGGPGYVDVCGLFLLQMATILGMVPAWHSARLRIFLCLGPREAPGAAEGRLRALLSQLRIRAQVQEVVWGEGSASSQEPEEEEEGDFVNGRRGDAEAEALACSANALVRAQQGRGGGGGPGGPEGGDGEEGPATALTFLYLPRPPADPARYPRYLALLEVLSRDLGPTLLIHGVTPVTCTDL; this is encoded by the exons ATGGCCAATGAGAACTCTCCTCTGCTGGCCTACCGgctcctgggggaggagggggtttCCTTCCCTGCCAGTGGAGCCGGGGGTCCTGGAGGGGCGCCTGCCCGGAAGCTCTCCACCTTCCTGGGTGTGGTGGTACCCACGGTCCTGTCCATGTTCAGTATAGTTGTCTTCTTGAGGATTG GGTTCGTGGTGGGCCACGCTGGACTGCTGCAGGCTTTGGCCATGCTCCTGGTTGCCTACCTCATCCTGGCACTCACTGTCCTCTCCGTCTGTGCCATCGCTACCAATGGAGCTGTGCGAGGGGGCGGAGCCTACT TCATGATCAGTCGCACCCTGGGGCCTGAGGTCGGGGGCAGCATCGGCCTCATGTTCTACCTGGCTAACGTCTGTGGCTGTGCTGTCTCCCTGCTGGGGCTGGTGGAGGCCATGCTTGATGTCTTCGGGGCTG ATGCCACGGGGTCCAGCGGGCTCCGCACCCTACCGCAGGGCTACGGCTGGAACCTGCTCTACGGCTCCCTGCTGCTGGGCCTGGTGGGCGGGGTCTGCACCCTGGGGGCCGGCCTCTACGCCCGCGCCTCCTTCCTCACATTCCTGCTGGTCTCTGGTTCCCTGGCCTCTGTGCTGGTCAGCTTTGTGGCTGTGAGGCCCAGGGACATCCCCTTGACCCCTAGGCCTGGCCCCAACGGCTCCTCCCTGCCGCCCCAGGTTGGCCACTTCACCGGCTTCAACAGCAGCACCCTGAAGGCCAATCTGGGCG CTGGCTACGCCAAGGACTACACCACGGGGGCCACGATGACCTTTGCTAGCGTCTTTGCCGTCCTTTTTAACGGCTGCACAGGCATCATGGCTGGGGCCAACATGTCAG gggaGCTGAAGGATCCCAGCCGGGCCATTCCTCTGGGCACGATTGTTGCCGTTGCCTATACTTTCTTCATCTACatcctgcttttcttcctctccagctTCACCTGCGACAg GATCCTGCTGCAGGAGGACTACGGGTTCTTCCAAGCCATCAGCCTGTGGCCCCCGCTGGTGCTGACCGGTATCTATGCCACGTCGCTCTCAGCCTCCATGAGCTCCCTCATCGGCGCCTCCCGCATCCTCCACGCCCTGGCCCAGGACAACCTCTTTG GAGTGATCCTGGCGCCAGCTAAGGTTATATCCCAAGGGGGGAACCCCTGGGGAGCCGTGCTGTATTCTTGGGGCCTAGTGCAG CTGGTGCTCCTGGCTGGGAAGCTGAACACGCTGGCCGCTGTGGTCACTGTCTTCTACTTGGTGGCCTATGCTGCCGTGGACCTGTCCTGCCTGAGCCTCGAGTGGGCCTCGGCCCCCAACTTCCG ccccaccttcaGCCTCTTCTCCTGGCACACGTGCTTGCTGGGGGTGGCCTCCTGCCTGCTCATGATGTTCCTCATCAGCCCCGGGGCCGCTGGCGGCTCCCTGCTTCTCATGGGCCTGCTTTCTGCCCTGCTCACGGCTCGAGGAGGCCCCAGCAGCTGGGGTTACGTCAGCCAGGCCCTGCTTTTCCATCAG GTGCGGAAGTACCTGCTCCGGCTGGACGTCCGGAAGGACCACGTGAAGTTCTGGCGGCctcagctgctgctgctggtggggaACCCCCGGGGCGCGCTGCCTCTGCTGCGGTTGGCCAACCAGCTCAAGAAAGGGGGCCTCTATGTGCTGGGCCATGTCACCCTGGGAGACCTCG ACTCCCTGCCCTCGGACCCCGTGCAGCCGCAGTACGGGGCGTGGCTGAGCCTGGTGGACCGGGCCCAAGTGAAGGCCTTCGTGGACCTCACCCTCTCGCCCTCCGTGCGCCAGGGGGCTCAGCACCTGCTGCGGATCTCAGGTCTTG GTGGCATGAAGCCCAACACGCTGGTCCTGGGTTTCTACGACGATGCTGCACCCCAGGACCACTTCCTGACGGACCCAGCTTTCTCTGAGCCTGCGGATGGCATCCAGGAGGGCGGGTCCCCAGCCCTGAGCACCCTGTTCCCTCCACCCCGGGCTCCAGGAAGCCCCCGGGCTCTCAGTCCCCAGGACTACGTGGCTACAGTGGCAGACGCCCTGAAGATGAACAAGAATGTGGTTCTGGCCCGGGCCTGTGGAGCCCTGCCCCCCGAGCGGCTAAGCCGGGGATCTGGGGGCACCTCTCAGCTGCATCACGTGGACGTGTGGCCCCTCAACCTGCTGCGGCCCCGGGGCGGGCCCGGCTACGTGGATGTCTGCGGCCTCTTCCTGCTGCAGATGGCAACCATCTTGGGCATGGTGCCTGCTTGGCACAGTGCCCGCCTGCGGATCTTCTTGTGCCTGGGGCCTCGCGAGGCGCCAGGGGCAGCCGAGGGGCGGCTGCGGGCACTGCTGAGCCAGCTGAGGATCCGGGCCCAGGTGCAGGAGGTGGTGTGGGGCGAGGGGTCTGCGTCGTCCCAGGAgcctgaggaggaggaggaaggggacttCGTGAACGGCAGGCGGGGAGACGCCGAGGCAGAGGCCCTGGCATGTAGCGCCAACGCCCTGGTTCGGGCCCAGCAGGGGCGCGGCGGAGGAGGGGGGCCTGGTGGCCCTGAGGGTGGGGATGGCGAGGAGGGGCCCGCCACCGCCCTGACCTTCCTGTACCTGCCCCGGCCACCTGCTGACCCTGCTCGCTATCCTCGCTACCTGGCGCTGCTGGAAGTTCTGAGCCGCGATCTGGGCCCCACGCTGCTCATTCATGGCGTCACCCCTGTCACTTGCACTGATCTCTGA